The stretch of DNA CATTAGCCGGAAGCTGTTGAAAGAAGGAAGGCGGCATGTGGCGTTAGCGAGGCGCGGGCGCTTCGGCTTCGATTTGCGCTTCGTCAATCAGCATGATCGGGATGTCGTCGCGGATCGGATAGACGCGGCGGCATTCGACGCATTTCAAGCCGCTGCCATCGGGCTTCAATTCGACGCGCGCTTTGCAGGCCGGGCAGCGGACGATTTCTAAAAAGTCAGGACTCAAACTCATTCTGCTTCCTTGTCGGTGTGATGGGATTTGCTTCCGCAGCGCGGGCATTCTAAATCAGAACATGTAACATTGGAATCGCCGTGATTGCATCGTATTCTCAATTCTCAATTTTGCATTCTCAATTCCTTGCAATGGGGTATTTGGCTAAAGGCAGACCGCTGCAAAGGAATTGAGAATGCAAAATTGAGAATTGAGAATTGAGAATGCCGGTTGCTGACTTGATCCAATCATTTCAGTCAAGCCACAAACCCGGACGAATCTCAGCAAACAAGCGCCGACCATTGGCCCAGCCAATCAGCGCGCCGAATTTTGCCGAATTGAATCTTGAACTTGCCAGAGGCCGCCCGTATGATGCCCAGGCTTTTGCGCATCCCGCACCCACAACCACTGAAGAAGGAGTTCGCAACAAAATGTCTACCGAAACCGCCAAGAAGGTTTGGCACAATGGCAAATTCATTGATTGGAACGACGCCCACATTCACGTGATGTCGCACGTGATTCACTACGGCTCGGCGCTGTTTGAAGGCATTCGCTGTTACGCGACGCCGCAGGGGCCGGCTGTCTTCCGCCTGCGCGAACACATGAAACGACTGCACGATAGCTGCCACGTTTACCGCATGCCGCTCGAATACACGGTCGAGCAACTCAGCGCAGCCTGTTTAGAAACCATTCGCATCAACGAATTCAAAGAGTGCTATCTGCGGCCCGTCGTCTTTCGCGGCTACGGCGCCTTTGGCGTGAATCCGCTCAACAATCCGGTCGAGACCTACATCGCCAGTTGGATGTGGGGCAAGTATTTGGGCGCCGAAGCCATCGAAGAGGGCGTGGATGTTTGCGTCT from Acidobacteriota bacterium encodes:
- a CDS encoding Trm112 family protein — protein: MSLSPDFLEIVRCPACKARVELKPDGSGLKCVECRRVYPIRDDIPIMLIDEAQIEAEAPAPR